CAATAATACTGAATTTGTGAGGTTGTGTGGATGAAATAAGATACTAACACAGAGGAAGAGCTCAGAAAACCTTAACTACTGTATCAATCATTTGGGAGAAGAGTGACTGGGACCCTGGTTCACTGTTGACATCTGACTACATGCCTTAGATTAGCTAACAAAGGAGAGACACTGGTGGTGTGGTGTCATCCGGGGAGCTCCTGGAGAGCCAAGGCTCCCAGTCAGTGTGTGCTCTGTCCTTTCCATCCCTGGTTCTTTTCTCACCCAGCCATGCCATGCCATCCCTGAAGGGTTGGCTTTTCTGCACACCTTGTTTTACTTACAAACACCTCCCTCTCCTGGCTGCCCCTTCCCTGATATTCTAGACTTGGTAGAGctgtggtgggtggggagtcCGGTCAGCGTTCCTGCCCACAGAGGTTGGAGGAAAGTGAAGGTTAGGATCCGGCAGAGCATCAGCAGCATGTTTCCATCAGATCGACGCTGGAAACGAGATTTCCCAccaccctttctcccttttctctccgCGGCTCTGGAGCTCCGGTGCCAAGAGAAATTGTGGGGGAAGGGGTGATTGGAGTGCCAGTGATGGAGCGGCTTTTTCACACACTCctgttttttcccatttctatCCTCAACAGGACTGTGCTCCTCACCCTTGCCTTTTGCAGGGCTTGTCAAAtcaatggtgtgtgtgtgtgtgtttttgtgacGCTCTCAGCGGGGCTGGTGCGGGGCGTCGGTGCGGTGGAGTcggaggggggggggaagcagTAGTACGGCTCTGTTCCGTGCGATGGACGCGTGCAGGTGTGCATGTTGTATGAGTGTGTGCGGTGTGTGCACGCGCAGTGTGTGTGCTGGGTGAGGTGCGTGCGGGGTGAGGGGGTAAGGGGTTACCATGAATGCAGCGGCTCCCGCGCCCCGGAGCGGGCAAGCCTGTGGAGCTGTGCCTCGGAGCAGGCTGCCCCATGGTGGCTaggagggagggctggggggccGCCACCGCGACCTCAGCCAATGCTTGAGGCCTGCGGGTGGAGAGAGGTCGAGCTCGTGCCCGAGCAGGGGGTCCTGGGAACAGCGGGTGGGGAGTGGAGGCCGGCGGAGCGCGCGGGCTAGGCTCGAAGGGGCGGAGAGGCGGCGGGGAGCGCGGCGGGAGAGGCCCTGGCGAGCCCCCGGGGCGGGACtagcgggggcggggccaggaaggggcggggctagcggggcgggcgggggcggggctagaggcgggggcgggcgggagcTGGGTAGGCCTGAGGAAACCCGGCATGGGACTGAGGGCTGGGCCTGAGAGGCCGAGCCGAGGTTGAGGCCCGAGAGAGAGGGGAGGCGCTGGGCTTGAGGGTGGGACGAAGAGGGGCCTGGGAAGCACTGGAGGCCCCGGATGAAGAACGAAACTCAGGTTTAGACTCGGTCTGGGAGGCAACGCAGCCTGGAGTTGGGGGAGGTGGCGGGGCTGGGCAGGCATGAAGCGGAGCTAGAGCTGGACTTGGTGTGAGGCTGAGATCGGGGTTTACGGTTGGCCTGAGAGCTTGGCCAAGCTGAGGTTCTGTCCAGTAGCGACGAAGAACTGGGCTGGGGGCGATGTGGGTCAGGACGACACTGCGGATTGAAAGGTGGAGTACGGAAAAGACCGAGAGCAAGGCCAACGACTGGGAAGAGAGCGGAAGCAAGGGTAGGAGGTGGGCGGGGCGGAAGATTTGGGGTGGGCCTcgagctggggcaggggcagggttaCAGGCTTGAAGACCCAGGGAGCGCGGGGACCCGACGCCAGAGCGGCGGCTAGGGAGGCGGGGCCAAGGGCGGGGTTGGGGCGGGGttaggggcggggggcgggctcCCGTCGAGGCCGCGGCCTTTGATCGAGGACTGGCGTCCTGAGGACCTTAGAGGTTGGGGCAGTCCCCCAGGAGCCGGAGCTCCGACTTCTGGCTGTAGTGCAGCCAGGGACCCGGGCCGCCGCCCTGGAAGCGCGGTTCCAAGACCCTAAGGGCGGGAAGGAGTCTGGGGGTTCCAGGCGTGACATCACAATGGCCTCCAGGtgggggcgtggccggggcggCATTTCCCGGGAGACGCGGGCACACTGCCccgccctttctcccttcccaatCCTCCCTTCCTCGgtccccccctccctcctccctcccctgttCGGCTGCTCTGGTGCCCACCCTGGAAGCCCAGCTCCTGGGCCGCAAGGGCGGGGTTAGCTCCTCGGCCCGCGGGACGGGGACGAGTCTGAACAAATGAGCATCACCTGTGAGTTCTGTGTCAGGCCCTGCGCCCGGCTTAACGCTCTACCAAGAAAGAGACCACAGTCCTCCCTCTCCCTATCTGGCTGTCGCCCTCCTTGTTCATTACgaagcttcctccctgccctcccccgccccgccccctcccgtgCAGGAGTTCTGCCCTCTGAGGACTAGAGAGCGGATGGCGCTCCTCAGCTCGGAGCTACTCAGTCCCCTCTCTCCTTTTggccctcctgccctcctcccatTCACAGAGTGATGGGGATTAGGGGGAGTTAGTAGAAAATAACCTGGCTATGAGCCTAGGTATGAGCTCTTTCATGGTGACTCTGAAGAACAGTACAGTGGAGTCAGAGCCAAGTTTGAATCCTGACCCTGGCTCAGGCCCCAGTGGGCTGACCTTAGGGTCCAGGTTGAATAAGGAGGCTATGGACAGCCAAGATTGAGTGAAAACCAGAGGGTAAGGATTGGCAGTCTTGAAGTTAAAAAGCAGTGGTAGTAGGAGGCTGACAGCTGGATGGACACGGATTTTGGATAAGGAGCTGACTCTTGGTTTAAGACTTAACTATGAACTTCATAACATATGGAGTGATCTTTTGTTCACATGTGCCTCCCCAGCCAACCCGAAGTAGACCGAGCAAAAGAGCACAGGCTGTAGAGCcaggaagacctgggtttgaatcctaccTCTGCTATCTATTAACTAGTGTCCTTAGACAAGTTACTTATCCTTTCTGTGTCCCTGTGTCCCCACCCATAGAATGGGCTGTGGTGGGGCTTTCGAATCCaaggcatattttttttttccagcacagTTCCTGGCATTGAGAAGGTGCTCCTCCTGGaacaattctttttttctaaaaagcCTCTAGGCTTGAACCCTGGGCAGAGTCTCCAATGCCAGAGCCTCGTTGTGACTCAAATTGGGGATTTATTCTTTTCtagtccattcattcattcattcactcattcattcattcaacctcATTTACTGAGCTTCTCCCATATCCCAGGCCCAAGGCTCAATGGATACAGAGGAGATGAAATATGGGCCTTGCTCTCAAGGAGCTCCAAAGTCAACACGTGGATGTCATAGGCTACAAGTACTATGTCAGGGTAAAAGGGCAACAGGGTGGGTGTAGTGTAGTCTACCTGAAGAGCATTTTTCTTTCCAAGATGCGTAGGTGTTTCTGGAGAGTGGGAGGCAGGAAAGAAAGAACGGAGGAGAGGTGAGAGGAGAGAGGGATGAGTAGGAGGAACTGACAACTGAAGAAGGAACCAGGTCCCCGGGTCCTCTTTTGTCATGATCAGGAGTTTGCACTAGTggaatactttatttatttagatatttttttatttctcttcccttctctcccccccccagttgtctgctttctgtgtccatttgctgtgtgatcttctgtgtctgcttgtattcttgtcagcagcacccagaatctgtgtctcatttttttttttttttaaagatttatttatttaatttccccccctcccttggttgtctgttcttggtgtctatttgctgcgtcttgtttctttgtccgcttctgttgttgtcagcggcacgggcagtgtgggcggcgccattcctgggcaggctgctctctcttttcacgctgggcggctttcctcacgggcgcactccttgcgcgtggggctcccccacgcgggggacacccttgcgtggcaaggcactccttgcgcgcatcagcgctgcgcatggccagctccacacgggtcaaggaggcccggggtttgaaccgcggacctcccatatggtagacggacgccctaaccactgggccacagtccgtttccctgtgtctcatttttgttgtgtcatcttgctgcgtcagctctccatgtgtgcagcgccattcctgggcaggctgcacttttttcacgctgggtggctctccttatggggcatactccttgggcgtggggctcccccatgcggaggacacccctgtgtggcccagggctccttgcgtgtatcagcagtgtgcgtgggccagctcatcacatgggtcaggaggccctgggtttgaaccttggacctcccatatggcaggcagatgccctatctgttgggccaaatctgcttccctggaatacTTTTAAAGAGGAGGAATATGGTAGTCCAGGTGGCATTTTAGAAAATCCAGTCTGTGCATTGTAAGGAATGGAGGGGAGTAATGAGACAGGGGGCTGGGCAGGAGGTTACTGGACTTATCCAGGTTAGCGGTGCTGGTCTGAACCAAGACAGAGGCTATGGCATCAATTTAAGAGgtattgggggaagcggacttggcccagtggttagggcgtccatctaccacacgggaggtccgcggttcaaaccccgggccttcttgacccgtgtgcagctggcctatgcacagtgctgatgtgcgcaaggagtgccctgacacggtgtcccccacgtaggggagccccacacgcaaggagtgcaccccgtaaggagagccgcccagcgcgttcagcctgcccaggaatggtgccgcacacacggagagctgacgcaacaaggtgacacaacaaaaagaaacagattcccggtgccattgcggacaaagaagaacacgcagcgaatatacacagagaacagacaattggcggggggggggggggggggtaggggagagaaagaaaataaataaataaaccttaaaaaaaaaaggaggtattGGGAGGGGCCATGGAAAAGCAAATCTTGGTTACCAAGTCAGTGTGAATGTGAGGGGAAGGATGATTCTCAGGTTTCCAGTTTAGTTGTCTGTTGCTCCCTGCAATGGAGGCTACAAGAAGAGGAGActcatgggggtggggaggtgcgGGTAGGGAGAAGATGGTAGGTTCCTGTGGGACGTGCtgattttaagatgttttgggGAAGTCTATGAGGATATTGGCTGTTTGATCAGGAAAGCAGTCTGGGTTGGAGGTCACTTTATTGCTGGATATTGAAACCATGGGAGAGGATGATTTTAACCAGGACAAACTTGTAGAGTCTTCTGACAAGGGATCATGGACAGAAGCCTGGTAATCACCAATATGTAAGAGATAAAACAGAGGAAGAGGCAGGAAAAAAGTTAGAGTaggaaaagaaagatgagaaaggTTTGTCATAGAAACCAAAGGACTAGAGAgttgggagaagaaagaaattgatTGGTCTAGAGAGTCAATGAGATGAGACAAAAAGGAGGCCACTAGGTTAGCTGTTAGGAAATCGCTAGTGGCCTTTGCTTGGGCTGTTCTGACAGAGGGACCAGGATGGCTGCCGTGTTGCAGGTGGCTGGAGTGGAAGAAGACAGAGGTGAGGTGGACCCCCTGAGCTCACTGAAGATAGGAACTGGGCCTCTGCTGCTGCCTGGTGAAGCCACCTAATTTATCTTGGTTAAATGAGTAAACCTGAATTGAAAGGAAGGGAGGCATACGCTGTGGTAGAGGGCAGAACagagtgttttgtttgtttaaagatatCCATAACCTGTTGGGGAAAAGCCAGTAAAGAAGAAGGTGAAATTTTGGCTGGGGCCTAGAGCTCAGGTGCTTTGGGAAGGCGGAAGGAAGGACGCCCCTTCCCCACACTGGAGAAGGGTTGGTGAGGCTGGGAGCAGCTGCAGATAATTCCTGGTGAAGTTATCTGCAGAGAGGAACAGTAATGGGATAGGAATTTTGAGGGAAGTTCTTGAGGTttctcattcattccttcattgaATACATGCTGAGTACTTGCTGCGCTGTGGGAAACAGGAGAAGGGGCTGATCGGGGACCTGTGGAAGAGGACCAAGTGCCACTGAAGGCCTGGCTGAAGTCCCTAAGCAATCAGCTTCCCTTCCTTAACCAGGGCTTACCTCTGAGACCCCAAAGGACAAAGCTAGCTGTGGGAAGGAAAGGGCAAGTGGCAGACTGTATCCTGTGGTTGCTGGGGAGAATCACTGCCCTGTTGAAGGCTGGCCCTGACATCCCCTCTGACCAGGCTCCACAGACCCCAGGGCAATTTCTGGAGCTCCCCTCTCTGCCTAGACCCTGGCTCACTTCTGTTCTCCCCTCTAGAATCAGCTCCAATATTGCTTCTTCCAAGAAGTCTTCCAAAACCCTCTCCACTACTCTCAGTAGGTTGCAGTGCCTCCTTGGGACTCCCCTCCCCATATCCCCCTCTAGCAGTGGGTATTGTATCACACGATTGTCTTTATCTGCTCCAGTacctcttccccctctcccccatcccttgagggcaggggctgggtatTGTATTTTAAAGTCTGCATCTCTAGGATGCAGCTGAGGCCTGGCACCTGGGGGCTTCTCATGTGATGACTGAATGGCACAGGGAGGGGACTGCTGCTGCCGCAGCTGCTGCTACTCTGTACTCTCTCAGATATAAACAGGTTACCCAGCTGGGAGAGAGGACACCTGCTGGCTGGTGTGGCATCCAGCACTGATGCATCTACCTTCTCCTCGGAAGGTACGTCCAGGGGGTTTCTGTTTCCCCCGGGTCCCCACCACTCCTCAGCTGGGAAAGCTGAGACCTGGtggtaggaaggaaggagggaagtatTTAGTTCTGAAGGGTGTTACCcagggcccccaccccacccatcctTTCCTGAAGTCAAAGAGGATCCCTTCCTGGTGACCACCATCACCCCTTTCCTTTGTTTAGCACTTCATGGTCAACAAATGTTTCTCATCCtgaatttttcttaaaagatttatttattcctccccttgcggcttgttcttttttcttttgctgtctcttctctgtgtccatttgctgcacgtttttCCTGTGTCGGCTTATCtcccttttgttgggtcatcttgctgtgccagctctccgcggtgcacgggccagcttttgccgtcacaaggaggccctgggacgcgcacccagagcctcccatatggcagatgggagcccaactgattgagccacagccgctttccaTTCATCCTGAATTGAGTCCTCCCAACTACCATGTAAAATGGCTATAACCCCATTTTGTGGCTAAGGAAACGGAAGGTCAAATAAGCTAACGTACTCTTGGTGCCCCAGCTCGCAAGGGGCAGTgccaggatttgaactctggTCTGTCTGCCAAGTTCAGGGTGCTTGCCATTCTACTGTTTTGCCCCAGTTTAGCAGCATTGTGGTGATACTGCAGCCAGGTCCTGCCATCCATCCCTTCCTTATTTCCCCCAGGATAGAGGATGGGCACAGGAAGAGGAAGCAGAAAGGTCACCAAGGGGGCATCTGGGACCTTCACAGCCTGGTGGGGGCAGGCAAAGGAGGAGGAATGTGGCTCAGGCATTGAGACCACTGGGATGAACTCCCTCACGTACTTGTGGCCAGTATGAGGTCTCGCCCCGCTTCCACCCCTTGTGGAGGCTAGGTAAAAGCACAGTCCTCAAGGCCTGGTTTTGGGGATCTAGCCAGCCCCAGCTGCCCATGCCAGGCAGTCATGACAGTTCCTCGGTGCCTGCCCTTTCCTCCTCTGGGCGTTTAGAGGGAACTGGCAGTAAGGCTGCCCAGGGAGGTGCACCTGACTCCTTCTTGTCCTCGGCCTGGTGTGTGGACCTTGAGCTCTCAGCTGACAGAGACACATGGAGTCACCTCATGAGCTTACTTTTTGGACGGTGGCCTGAGAGGGGAGACTGGAGGGAGCCGTAGGCtcaggctggggggtggggctgtTCAAAAGTCTAGGGCTCCAGGGACTAGGGAGAGAGAATGGATGGGGAATGGGAGTTTGAGGGAAAGAATGAAGAGTGGGCATGAGAAAGGTgtcaggagagagaagaaaatggggcTTGGAGAAGAAAGGAGGAGGGGACACAAGGGGACCAGAGCGATGTAAGGTGAAGAGTGGGAgtagggtggggatggggtgggctCTAGCTCCGCTCCAGGCTCAGGAGGCCGCCTTGGGGCAGAGAGGCTGCAGAGGCTGTGGGGCGGGGCTGAGCCCCCGGGCCTGTGCAGCACAGGCGCCCAGGAGCTGAGGCGGCTTGTTAGCTAGTCGCAGCGGACTTGAACGGGGACTTGTGGGCTCCATAGTCTGCAAGTCAAGAGGGTCTTCCACCGAGACACCTTGTGGAGTAGGTTGCTCATAGCCACGAGCGGCTGGCTGAGGGGTGCAGGCAGGAGTTGGTGGCGGGGAAGAGGCAGGGTGTCACAGGACTGCAAGGGGGAGGACCTGTGTCTCAGGCACCAGGCGTTTCCTGGCAAGTCTGCAGGGGGCGGGTGCTCATGCCCTGGACTGGGAAAGGGCAGTGCTGGCACCTGGAGGATCTACTGGGCTGAGGGCCTGGAAACAGCCTGAGGCAGGGAGGTGACAGATGAATTTGGTATGGCCTTTAGATTGAGGGGAAGAGAGGCCCAGAGCTATGCTGCTGCTGCCCGGGTGACCCAAACCCCTACCTCTTCAGGTGAATTCAAGGAGACTGACAGGTGCTGCTGGAAACACAAGCAGTGCACCGGGCACATCATCTACCCCTTCCCCTCTGACTACAGCCACTGCAACCTGCACCTGCATGCCGTCAACCACTGTGACTGTGATTCCAGGTAAAGGCCTGCCCTCCTTGGGGGACCCATGGATCAGCAGACTCCTGGGCAGAGCCAGACTCCAAATCCCCACCCCTGCCAGCCTTGACCTGGTCTGCCAGCCCAGCCCCAGGGTTGTGACCCTGACTGCTCCGGGGAGGAGGTATTTTGGCAGCCTGGGCAGAGCCTGGCAGAAGCCACTGTCCTTCAGGCTTCTTGCTCTGGGCCCTTAGGGAGTCATggcagggtggggagaggcaggCTGAGAGCCCTGTGCATGGCAGGGTGAAGGAATGCTCAGAGAAGGCAAACAGCAGCAGCTCCCAAGATGCAGAGCAGACCTGCTCCCGTGATGTGGGCTCTCCCTGCTTCAATATCATCCAGTCCCCTTGCTTTGAGCTCATCCCAGAAGAAGAGTGTGTGGAACGGTTCTGGTATGGCTGGTAAGTACTGGCAGGCTGACGGGGGCAAAGGGGGCTCTGCTGGGCACTATGTCCACCCTATCAACCCTTTGTCTcccttccctccatccctccaggTGCAAAAGCTACAGGCCCATCTCTGTGGCAGTGATTCACCATCCTATCCACCATGAGTTTGGGGAAGATGACCTaaatgaagaagaggaagaggaggaagaagcaaACAAGCCTCCCATTCCGACCCAGGTGGGACCCACCACCATGCCCCCTGACACAGGACCCCCCGGCACGGTCACTGGCACCACCACTGGCAGCCCTGACTCGGCAGCTCCCATCACCATCTGGCGCTCCGAGAGCCCCACAGGGAAAGTCCAGGGCAGCAAGGTGATCAAGAaggtaaagaagaaaaaggaaaaagagaaagacaaggagGAGGAGACAGACAAGGAGAAggcaaagctgaaaaaaaaagtcaagaaggGCAAGTTGACTAAGAAGAAGAGCCCGGTTAAATCAGAGTCTTCACCTCCAGATTTGAGCCGATCAATAAGCCCAAGGGAGTTGGCCAGGATGTCAGAATCCAGCCCAGAAAGCCGAGAGGACCTGGAGAGTGAGGACAGCTACGACGCTAGGCCAGAGGAGCCCTCCAGTGAGGAGACTGTGGAGTCTCCagccaagaagaaagagaagaacacgGTCCAGGCCAAGAAGAACGGGCCAAAGGTCTCACAAGCCAGGAAGGTAATCAAGAGGAAATCTCCCCCAGCATCAAATCACAGTTGAGGCCAGGGGACCAGGGTGAAGAATAAATGCCATGCGGCCTGTAGCCGACCCCTGCTGCTGTTCTCTTTTGCCCAATGGGGCTACttctggggcaggggagggactcagagcccagctggagccacagggcctggggctgcaggggTTTCTGAAGGGCAATCCAGTTTCAAGAAAGAAGGCCACAGGAAGGTGGGTGGGCAGGAGACCCTTACTGTTGTagcagggggaagggaagggtaCAGCCCTGTGTCTTAGCATTCCTAGGACCAGCACAGGAGAAGAGTACACACACTCAAGTTGGGGGGGTGGGCAGAAGGGCTTCCCCTCTTCTGGGAGACTGGTCTGTGTGGACTCTGCTCTGGGACAGACAGTACTGTTGGCAGTGATACAATAAATTGAACCTTTTAATCCAGTCTGGGCCACTGTGCCTGTCATTTCCTCCTAGCCGCCCTCTGGAAGGTGGGAAACAGGACAGCCCCCAGGGGTCTGCCAACGCTTCCACTTGCTCCAGTAAGTGCTTGTGGTACCAGAAGGGAAAGGATCTTGCCAGCTGGCAATGGCCCTGCTCCTGCTAGGCCCTTGTAGACCTCTTGTGCTCAAGGGGTAGAAATAACTTCCCAGCAAAAAGGTCTTGAATGAAGAAAAGCAGGGGGAGGAGCTTCTCAGGTTTGGGCAGCGGTGGCCTATGATTTCTCCGCTGAGCCCCACATTGAGTCACAAAGCCGTGAGATGAAGTCCTTGtgaagaaacagaggagagaccaGGAGTCCAGAACAGAGGCAGAGTGGGGCTGGCTGTGGGGGAGGCCCAGGAGGCTGGCTAGTGCCCACCTGGGAAGCTGGGCGTGCCTCCCTGCAACAGCCCAGGCTCCCTTTTCCAGGGCCagtggaggagggaagggggcaggTGAGGTGAGGGCCCATGCTGGGTCAGAAACCAAGAccaaggcccagctggcaaaaAGGGAAGAGGAGCTTTTGAGAAACCCAGAAACCCTTTCTCCAACAGCTAGTGAACACAGTGGATGGGGTGGCTTTGAGTGGAGAAAGAGCCGTGGTCGCTTAAGGGCATATCACGTACTAGGCACTGGGCCAAGCACTCCACACACATTCTACTCAGGTCTCACAGCAGTCCCACGAGGTAGGTACGAGTATCTTCACTGTACAGAGAAGCAAGGAGCTCAGAGATGAGCAGCATGCACAAGGCTGTAGGGCTAGGAAGAGGGCAGGGATGTGATCCTAGAAATTGCCTGCTCCTAAATCTAACAAATCATTGCCTTtctgatggactggaaaaggatCCTTATAGCTCCAAACACTGCTTTGAAAGCCATCCTCAAAGAACCGGAGTGTTGGAGAGAAAGGCTTTGGCAAGTGCTCTGTAGAAACACTGTTTATTCAAATGACAGGCAGGAAGCGGCGGTAGCAGCAGCAGGTGGGTGAGGGCAGCcaggcaggggctgggcaggTTAGCACTGCTCAGTTGTGTTCCCTCTCCTGCTTTGAGCAACTATCCCAGCGGTTGACAGCAGGGTCAAATACTTCCCTCCACTCCCTCCTGCCCCAAACTGAATAAATAGCATCCCTCTCCCCTAAAAGTTAGGGGAGACTCATGTGCTGAGCTTAGTGCCCCCATCACAGCCCAGAGTCAGGTGGGGGCAGAAGCTCAAGATGGCTTATAGAGAGTAGAATACAAAATTGTTTCACTCTCTTTTCATCTTCCTCTTCCTcgtcctccttctcctccccaccGCCACACTCCCCTCCCAGCCTGGTCCCAGGCCAGGTGGTCGGGGAGGGCCTGGAGTGGGAGAATCGTTGCCTAGTGTACATGTGAGCTCAAGTTCACAAGGCTGTCCAGCCTGTCGCCCATCCAGGCTGACCACCAGAGAACGTCACTGCACGCCACTTTATGGACAGAAAAGGAAGGGGCAGGGCGTGAGGCAGTGGACGGcaggcctctctgagcctcagaggTAACCAGAGTCCAAGGAGCAGGGCCCCTACCGATCCATCTCGTCCAGGAGCGGGGTGGCATCGCCTGCGATGGACATGGGGGTGCTTTCGATCATGGGGCTGGGGGAAGGCCGAGGTGTCAGCCGCTGTTTCTGTTTCCGCCGCTCTGCCTCCTTTTCTTGTAGCCACTGTTCTGCCATCTTCCCCCAGTCGATGGCTGCATGGCTGTTGGACCTGGGAGGGGGAAGACGGGGTTTTAGAGATCAGGACTGTCCGGAAGCTCACTAGAAGGAAGTCTTCCCACCAATCACTGGGGACCTCCCACTTTCTTGCAGAAAGGGACCTTACACCTGTGGACAGCAGCCCACATTGCTCTTTAGTCCCCCAGGTGACTCACTTGGACCATGGGGATCCACAGCACCTGCCTCGTCTAATGCCCCTGGCCTCTGTGCCACTGTTCAAGTACTTACTTTGGCTGCTGCTGCCGTTGCCGGGAGCTGGatgagggctggggctgggcctggGCAGACTGTGGGGTGGTGCTGGCCTGTAGCTGGTGGTACTGCGGTGTGGTGATGGGCTGGCTTGGGGTCGTGTAGGAGTAGCTGGGGGTCATCAGTGGTGTGGCCACTGGCTGCTGGGCTGGCGTTGGGAACACCTGGGGAAGGGCGAACAGTTAAGTGGGAATGGCTTTGGGCTTATTTGGCCTGGCTGGGAACTTCCAGCAAGCTGAAAATTTGGTCTCCACACAGAGCTGTCCAGCCGACCCTCTCTTGGTTCTGAACGGCAGAGGTGGAAGCCTGTCTGGCCAttaggaggaggctggagggatgggactggcACAACAATTGGGTCCACAACTCCCAACCACCTGGGGTTTCTCATGGGGTCAGGGTCCCAAAGATCCCCAAGGACTCTGAGAGAAGGTCAgg
This genomic stretch from Dasypus novemcinctus isolate mDasNov1 chromosome 21, mDasNov1.1.hap2, whole genome shotgun sequence harbors:
- the PROCA1 gene encoding protein PROCA1 isoform X4, yielding MWVRTTLRIERWSTEKTESKANDWEESGSKGEFKETDRCCWKHKQCTGHIIYPFPSDYSHCNLHLHAVNHCDCDSRVKECSEKANSSSSQDAEQTCSRDVGSPCFNIIQSPCFELIPEEECVERFWYGWCKSYRPISVAVIHHPIHHEFGEDDLNEEEEEEEEANKPPIPTQVGPTTMPPDTGPPGTVTGTTTGSPDSAAPITIWRSESPTGKVQGSKVIKKVKKKKEKEKDKEEETDKEKAKLKKKVKKGKLTKKKSPVKSESSPPDLSRSISPRELARMSESSPESREDLESEDSYDARPEEPSSEETVESPAKKKEKNTVQAKKNGPKVSQARKVIKRKSPPASNHS
- the PROCA1 gene encoding protein PROCA1 isoform X1 translates to MWVRTTLRIERWSTEKTESKANDWEESGSKDINRLPSWERGHLLAGVASSTDASTFSSEGEFKETDRCCWKHKQCTGHIIYPFPSDYSHCNLHLHAVNHCDCDSRVKECSEKANSSSSQDAEQTCSRDVGSPCFNIIQSPCFELIPEEECVERFWYGWCKSYRPISVAVIHHPIHHEFGEDDLNEEEEEEEEANKPPIPTQVGPTTMPPDTGPPGTVTGTTTGSPDSAAPITIWRSESPTGKVQGSKVIKKVKKKKEKEKDKEEETDKEKAKLKKKVKKGKLTKKKSPVKSESSPPDLSRSISPRELARMSESSPESREDLESEDSYDARPEEPSSEETVESPAKKKEKNTVQAKKNGPKVSQARKVIKRKSPPASNHS
- the PROCA1 gene encoding protein PROCA1 isoform X3; the encoded protein is MSITYINRLPSWERGHLLAGVASSTDASTFSSEGEFKETDRCCWKHKQCTGHIIYPFPSDYSHCNLHLHAVNHCDCDSRVKECSEKANSSSSQDAEQTCSRDVGSPCFNIIQSPCFELIPEEECVERFWYGWCKSYRPISVAVIHHPIHHEFGEDDLNEEEEEEEEANKPPIPTQVGPTTMPPDTGPPGTVTGTTTGSPDSAAPITIWRSESPTGKVQGSKVIKKVKKKKEKEKDKEEETDKEKAKLKKKVKKGKLTKKKSPVKSESSPPDLSRSISPRELARMSESSPESREDLESEDSYDARPEEPSSEETVESPAKKKEKNTVQAKKNGPKVSQARKVIKRKSPPASNHS
- the PROCA1 gene encoding protein PROCA1 isoform X5, which translates into the protein MSITCEFKETDRCCWKHKQCTGHIIYPFPSDYSHCNLHLHAVNHCDCDSRVKECSEKANSSSSQDAEQTCSRDVGSPCFNIIQSPCFELIPEEECVERFWYGWCKSYRPISVAVIHHPIHHEFGEDDLNEEEEEEEEANKPPIPTQVGPTTMPPDTGPPGTVTGTTTGSPDSAAPITIWRSESPTGKVQGSKVIKKVKKKKEKEKDKEEETDKEKAKLKKKVKKGKLTKKKSPVKSESSPPDLSRSISPRELARMSESSPESREDLESEDSYDARPEEPSSEETVESPAKKKEKNTVQAKKNGPKVSQARKVIKRKSPPASNHS
- the PROCA1 gene encoding protein PROCA1 isoform X2, producing MAAVLQVAGVEEDRDINRLPSWERGHLLAGVASSTDASTFSSEGEFKETDRCCWKHKQCTGHIIYPFPSDYSHCNLHLHAVNHCDCDSRVKECSEKANSSSSQDAEQTCSRDVGSPCFNIIQSPCFELIPEEECVERFWYGWCKSYRPISVAVIHHPIHHEFGEDDLNEEEEEEEEANKPPIPTQVGPTTMPPDTGPPGTVTGTTTGSPDSAAPITIWRSESPTGKVQGSKVIKKVKKKKEKEKDKEEETDKEKAKLKKKVKKGKLTKKKSPVKSESSPPDLSRSISPRELARMSESSPESREDLESEDSYDARPEEPSSEETVESPAKKKEKNTVQAKKNGPKVSQARKVIKRKSPPASNHS